aaacatgtcaatTTAATGCTTATTGAAAGACAAACATACCTCTGGCCATGGTTTCAGAGCGTTTATGGATGCACAAACAGGCAACACACTAGGCATTACTCCATACATCGCATTAGTAATGCACTGATATTGATGCGCATGTTATTCCTACACACTTGTGTCACTAAAATACACTGTAGTGGGCGGTGTGAGTGTTGAAATAGACTGTATTCATGTAAGCTGTGGCCTGGTGCACCGCTCAGATGAGTCGACTTAACCAGCTGACCCTGAAAGAGCTGTAAATGTTCAAAAGTCTGTCATATTGCCAGGTTTTAATAGACTTTGGCCAGATTTGTTCCCTGCCTCTGCTGGGGGGGTTTTCCTCTGTAGGAAATGCAGTAGAATATTTGTTGTATTTCCTCATGTAGACCTTTCAGTGGAAGGAACAAACACATATGAAAGGggaaagaaatgtaaaataaggAAACAAAAATCCTTCCTGCTCATTCTGGAAATCACCATCATCACTCTTGGTTACATAAAGAAGCAGGGTTCAAACctcacatatttaaatatattggAGCATGTAGGGTTTTGGATTATTTTGTTTCTCTGACTCTTCTTCCATCCTCTCTTATTTTGACCAGGTTTGGCCCATCCCAGGTTCCGCATTGGTGACCAGGAGTTTGACGCTCTCCCTGCTCTGCTAGAGTTCTATAAGATCCACTACTTGGACACCACCACCTTAATAGAACCCATCAACAAGTCCAAACACACCTCCTTTATCAGCGTAGGCCCCGGCGGAGGCCCGCCACCACGCCTGGAGGACGAGTACGTCCGAGCACTTTTCGATTTCCCCGGCAACGACGAGGAGGATCTCCCGTTTAGGAAGGGCGATATTCTCCGGGTTCTGGAGAAGCCAGAGGAGCAGTGGTGGAACGCTCAGAACTCTGAAGGCCGGGCGGGGATGATCCCAGTGCCGTACGTGGAGAAGTACCGACCGGCGTCTCCAAGTTCAGTGGCGGGAGCCGGTGTACCTGGGGGGCCACCAGGTGGGATGGGAGTGTTAGGGAACTCTGACGGCTCTGCAGCCCAGTCTGGCGCTCCGCTGCTGGGAGACCCTAGCCAGTACGCCCAGCCCACCCCCCTCCCAAACCTCCAGAACGGACCTGTCTATGCCAGGGCCATACAGAAGAGGGTGCCCAACGCCTACGACAAGACTGCCCTGGCTTTAGAGGTAActatagatgtgtgtgttgatatctgaaatcttttgtgtgtgtttttgaacgTGAGCTGGTGggaagaagatgatgaaggaTGTAGGGCCAGCCCTTAAAGCTTATCACGGCTGAGCTCGCATTCTTTCGCTTTCTTTCCCATTGTGCTTTTGATTATTTCTTCCTCAGTATTAGTTGAGCAAGTTGAATCAAGGTCAGAAAATGCTCAGCCAAGATAATCTGCTCATTTAATATCTCGTCTGCAGCGATCAGTCCAGGAACATTACAGATTGATCAGCGTAAAGTGTCCATAATGTTTATTAACTCTTCATCTTTCTGGATTAGCGCTGTAGTAGAGTCAGGGGTCAGTAGTGTTTTCCACAGGTTTTAACTTGATTGTAAAGATGAGAGGGTACCCAAATATGAAAACTGCCTTTAAACTCTCCTCCCCGGTCGCTGTGGCTGGACTGTTAAACTGTCCGGAAGCGAGAGCGGGGCTCCCACGGAGCAGGTCGTTGGGGGAAGGAAATAGTTTGTGTTTGGGAACAGGACCATTTCCTCTGGTCTCTGTGAAGCCAGGAGTCCAGCTGAGCCTGAGCCAGGAGTGGGACTAGGAGACAGGCTCTGTCTCTGCTGGATGCCACCGCTTATAAAAATACCGATACAGATGCTTTCTTTGATTTCGTTGAGTTGATCCAcaaatctgctgctgctgctgctgctgctgctggttggtTTGTCTTTGTCAAGCTCATATGTTAACTAGAGaaactttaaaaagaaatcacagAGGTTTTGCTCAGTTGAAATATGACAGGTAAATCCTTTTGTTGAAGTTAGTTTCTACCACTCCCACCTGTGGTAGACGTTTCTGGCTTTGACCTGTGTGAGGCCGTTTGTTTTCCCCACTCCAGCAGGCCAGTAGTGTGACTCAGCAAGGCGGCACTGGACAGTTAATAATTAGCTCACGTTTCCTCGTCTCGTTCTCTTAAATCCTCTGGGCTTCATACTGTGTCTGACTAACTTTTTCAAGTACATAACGCttaatttgtttattgtgtCAGATGCCCACAATCTGTCTGCATCATAAAGTTGTGGTAAGCTCACAGTCTATTGTAAAATTGGCCTTTTAACTCTTTATCCAATTATTGTGAAGCTTCAAGCCCATGCATATAGTTGTAGATAAAGGCAGTGGATCtaataacatgaacacatgtgCAAGTTAATCACTTCAGTATAATactataaataatattatagtgtttgtttgttatgtaGAAACTGTGTTACTTCAACTGTCTGATCATTCTGAGGCCTATATACTCTGTATAAGGAGCCAAAATACCATAAATACCATAAAATGTTATGCGATCCAGTACATCAACAAACAGCTGTATGTGTCAAATGGCTGTGGCTTGTTATGTAATGATAGCGTCTGCATGCTTTTCACTATGCAGACATCTCAGCACCTCTATTTAAAGAATCCTACATGTAATGCTGGGAGATGTCCCGAGCAGATCCTCAGGGACGACacaaaggactttttttttttttaaatgcaccGTTACATGCTGTATAAAGCCCAATTCAATACTGATCATAAGTTCATTGTACTCCAGGTAAGCTGTCTGTGAAATGCAACTCATTTTGCACTGTGAAAACACTTGAACTGTTTCCTAACGCAACAGAGTTAGGAGTGAATGACCCACAAAACACTCTTAACAGCAGCCAGCAGTCTGAATTAATGATATCCACAAGAGCaaagcatgcaaacacacttgCTTCAGTTTATACTGCCGTGCTGCATCTGTGTCACTGTTCACATAtgattagagctgaaacaaggTCGTGCACAAACATGATCTGGTTTCAggctctcaaatgtgaggatttgcttcttttaacagttaaatatctttaggttttggactgttagttggacattaaaataaaataataattaaaaaagttGTACAAGTCTTCTCCAACACAGCACGCTTTATTCACCTTTCCTCACCTCCTTCATCAAGGTAGTTTCCTGTTTGCGTATACACACTGTATCTGATCACACACTGATCTTCATAGATAACAAGTATACACCCAAAAAACACACGGATGTTTTCTACAGAACACAATATTTACTCAGTGGGTAGAGAAACATGAACCCCAACTTAGTTCAAAGTTGATGTTTCCGAAATTCTTGTTCTGTGGTAACAAGTACGATCCAGCAGACTCTGCAAAGTTAGAAACTGTTGGTTTGAACAGATAAACGACATCACCTTGAGCTCTGGGAAACTTTAATGAGCATGTTTCACTAcattctggcattttatagatcaaatgaTTCATCAGAAATAGCTTGTTGGTCAAcaataaaagtaattttttatCGCAGCCCTACGTATTACaattttaaaggacaggttcacaaacctgactgtttttttaagtgtcaGGTGCCTGTATGAAGACtgaaaataggtttttcttgctgtaatcattgctgttcatactgaccattaagggatcccttcataataagctttcaatgtaaatgatgggggacaaaatccacagtccttgttctgtgcataaatatatttgaaaactTCATATAAGATGaagtttatatgaagcttcagctgccTGAATCAGTCACATCAACTGCATATTTGTCAAAGTTACATCCTATTCAGTataaatcccttttttttttactattcttCCACTgtagctcaacagggaaacatagATGGGAAATTATACTGAAAAAGAATGTTAGTGTAGAAGATATCatcttgatttgactaactcatattagtttcagataaacttttggatacatttttacacaaaacgaggactgtggattttggcccccaacACTCCCATTGGAAGTGAATcaggaagggatcttttaatgacCAGTAAGAAAAGGAGGAATGCAGCAAGCGAAACCTGTTTCAAAGCTCATATTGACACCCGACTATTATTTTTAGACAGACTAGTGATCTATcctttaagttgtttttttttgatttggtgtttatttttaattgttgtatttctgtatttttaaactttaaaaatgatttcatcaTGTTGATGGATGGcttttatgctgatgttaaaCACCTTGAAACGCCATTGTGTATGAAAaatgcaatacaaataaaactgacttgacttccTATAAGAGTACAATACAGGAAACCATAGCAGAGCTATTCAGCTGTCAAACATATCTCAATTGCTTGACTAGTTTTAATGTATGTGTGCTAAGGTTCAGTGTGCACTGTGTAGAAATCTGGTCATTCAAATTGTGCCAGGTACACATACACAAGGAAAGAGTGTCAGAACTGGTGAAACGGTTATCAAACAAATGCTATGAGGCATGGAAGAGTCAGAGTCTAAGCTTTGAGCCCCCGCACAGCCTTGAACTTTGGAACTGTCTGTTACTCCTTATTTGCTCAGGTTCAGTGACACAGCCACTCCTCTGCCTGTCCAGGTCAACTGTCATGATGCATGCGTCTGATGTCACCCACTAGGGTTATCtacaaataaatctatttttatgttcattttattgataataataaatcttGTCATTGTGTCATTGTGTCACTACTTGCTGCTAacaccttttctctctctctctctctcctctcctccttcaccagGTGGGTGATATGGTGACGGTGACCAAAATAAACGTGAACGGCCAGTGGGAGGGCGAATGTAAAGGCAAACGTGGCCACTTTCCCTTCACACACGTCAAACTGCTGGACCAGCACAACGCCGAGGACGAACTCAGCTGAGAGCGGACAGCCAGACGCAAACTGGACACTAGTATTAGACCCTTCCtcatccttccctccctcccttccctcccttcccGCTCCACGTTGTcacccgccccccccccctcacgTCTGCTCCAGCTCTTACCCGCACCAAGTACAGTTTCAAAGAATCacagagaacaaataaaaaGGTCCTTGTTGGACGTCGTAATGCACACACCCTCCATTTCTACCCCTCTGAATAACCTTAACTGCTCGCCTCCTCCACCATCACCTGCTCTGACTGACCTCCCAAAAAAAATGGATCCTATACTCTACAGTGGAAAATGAACTGGATCCCTTGCTCCGTGGATTTGGCAACACCCTTTAGATCTTCCCTTGTCACGTCCTCGCCGCGGACACGTTATCACTCCACAGGAGACTCTTCGCCGCAGAGTTCAACCACTTCCCCTTTCCTGTGTTGGAGCCAGTAGATAACCGCTCAGTACGGAGTGTCATTTTTCATCCTTGTCGTCATTGGTCACCACGGTTACAGCGCTGTAGGATCACTTATGCTGCATTCACGTCAGAAGTTGAAAAGTAACACTGATGTTTTCacgtgtttgtctttttttttttttttttttttctttgttaggGTGCCGTTATTGAAATTTTTACAAACTTTGTCTTAAACCCGATCCACTCGAGTCGTCTCACACTTACAGTGCATGGACGTTGTGGCTTTAAACACAACCTACAGGAAATTAGCTCGGAACATGCTGTGgcagaaaatcattttatttttccaaatcGGTGTCCTCGGTAATGAATTCCTGAAGGTTATTGAAGGTGTCTGTGGGTGTTTATTACACCTAACATTTATATCCTGAACACAAGACTGAACAATATTCTCTGGCATTGTTTACCACCTAAAAAAGCTGAGATGAAAggtattttctggttttaaaaGTTTGCATTTACCATGTTGTCATTAGACAGGGATGCAGCATTGTTTTGGGGATTACCCATGCGCCAGCACATAATAAAGACTTTGATGAACTACAGCTGGGAAGGTATATCACGTCTCAGAGAGAAACAGCCAAGTCACCTGAAGGTGTACAGTTCTACTACAGAGCAGACCAAGGACCAGTCCAGCCCCCACCCCTCACACCAAATATCAAATGGATAACAAAAAACTGAGTCGAGACCAGCAGCTAGCAGTGACTTCATGTAGTCATAGCTGTAGTGCAGGCCCCCAGCAGTGAACCTGAGAAACACATGTTGAGGTGGAGATGAAGACAACACTACATTCAGCCTCTCCACACCTCCCACCTTGGCTCACCCCAGCCCCATCCACCCATCACCTATGACCAAGTACCACCAAGTAGTCTTTtgtaaggaaaaaaagaacatattgtTATGTAAATGATGTATTATGTGATTATCATTACATGctaaaatattgttgttttttttttgtttgtttgttatctTTGTAATTGTCTTCATAGCTGATTTTTGTCCGGGGGAGAAAGAGTTTCTGTGTACACTTTTTACTGCTGCATGTTGGCAGTGGAGCGATGGGTCGCTTGGTGCAAAATGGATAAACTGACTTTGGGGGGGAGCACATCTGTTTGCCCCCAGCCCTCAAGAGGCCACATGTGTTCTTATTCTGCGTCTGTACATGAATGAAGTTAACAGAGTGAATGTAGGCTGTCCACCATGTTAGTTAGTACTGTCTTCTCATGTTAGTGCTCGCCATTCAGCTCACGGAGTAAACCATAGCAAAAATGATCTGCTCTGTGTTGTCAAATGtgtccaagaaaaaaaaaaggggggggtaTTATTTAGTACCtaccctttttgtttttaaccttttaatAATCTGTTGCCACCTTGCAccgtttttgttcttttaatccTCAGGTTTACCAGCCTGTGTTTCCTTTGTGCTTCCTCACTTAATCTTCTGCCACTATTTTATTTAAAGCCTTGTCCATTTACGATGCACAAACCAACATGGACTGTTTCTTTTACTGTCGTATCTCTACCCTCTACGCCATTTCTGTATTGCCAAGAGATCATGCGAATAGAACAGCAGATTATGTCATAGTCCAGATTGATTGtgtcccccccaccccacacccacccaccctcccCTCCTAAGGTTGTTTTCTGTTGAGATTGAATCAATCCGCTTGTTGACACCTGACAATCATCGCCCTCATTTATCATAACGCAGAAGAAGGCTGGGTGTGTAGTTTGGAGTTTTGCCAGAGTGAACTCGGATCACTGTGAATATGATCTGTGAGAACTCAACTGTTTCCTCCAAGTGGAGGGTTCATCTCAGATGTCATGGTCAACACACCTCGTCACCTTTAGGTGGCACTATAACACTCAGAAAGATGGAGTCCTTCTGGAAAGCTGTTCTGCCAGTGCTGATGAGATTAAAGGAGatgaaatttgatttttaacAGAATGCACTTAACTGCTTTTACACTGTGTTTGCATTGATATGTGCTCtccttttttgtatttttttgttttaaagtgaTCCTTTATTGCTCTCCATGACCTCATAGCTTTGCCTGACGAGCTCTGTCCTGCTTtcacattttgttcttttgccGTATTCCAAGCCCATGTTAAAAGATTCactatttaaaattatttggCTTACTTATTGGAAAAAATCTGATCTAGGAAAGTAACATTTGTGCCAGCTTTCAACACAGTCCATTTCTATCTGTGTAGTTATGATCAAATCAAGCTTATTTGTCACTTACACTGCACTGCAGGTGCTTAGCTACATAAATCATAATCTTATCAATTGTGTTGCCAATGAAACCACCAAGAAGTATTTTTTTAGTAGCCCTGCATGAAGTCATTCCAGGAAGGGGTGGCAAAATGCCAGTGGGGAATTGTgtatcaaaatatcaaaatgtgcCATTTTATTATAACACTATATTCTTTCAAGACAATGGAAATTACccttttattttctgtagcaTGTAATGTGGTAATATACTAGTAAATAAAGTCAACCCCATGACAAATGATTTGTTTAATGTATTGTCCTTTTTGTATGCTTATAAAACTACATATGTGCTGCTGAGTCAGGAAAGCTCTTACTTGGCATTTCATAACCACTCATTaaaaattcacacacattcacatgcagtgtgtagaatttaaaggcatctagcagaacagactttttagaaaatggaatataatatttataagtatgttttaatcagtgtataattGAAATAAgaattactgtgtttttgttaccttagagtGAGCCCTTTATATATACATAGGGAGCCAACTCACTTGCAATCTGTAACCTAACCActagatgccgctaaatcctacacactgatcCTTCAAGGAAACTAACGTATTTTAATGCTGGCTGTTTTGTACAACCCTTTTTCTTTCATACTGCACATGGCAGTTGCAGCTACAGAATTCATTGCCATTCATACTACCATGAGATATTTTTGGTAACGCAGTGTTGAGTTGGGTAGTCTCAGTATATAGTAGGaatgtataatatatagtatttaCTGTGTAGACAGCAAGAAAACTGCTGTGAAATACAGTCTTTTTTTGTGCGCGGCTGGACCACAACAGCGGGGCCAGCCCTGCACGTGGTTGtccatgagtgagtgagtgagtgatgaagttgcACCATGGGTCAGCTGGCCCAGTGTTGGAAATTTTATTTGTCATCATTATATTTctttgatgttttcacatcacaaaagtctaacaacagcattaaaacacaagtcttgGAGGTAAAACATGcaactcatgtagctgttatatcagtttagtgtggacCTGCTGCTCTGCAGATGCGCTTGATTTTACTGTAACTGTGGTACCTGGATGGAGATAAAgctcctgaatttgcacccaaactgctgtaaagactttttactttttacaacTTTCAccgcagcctccatgatcatcgaccaggaaagaggcagaagaaAGGcgcagagaaaacaaaaaaacttgttaaaaaacatacaacCCCAAATCACCAAGGTGCTGATTCACACAGGACTAATATTATCACAGGACCTCTGTGTTTAGTGAAATATGGTAGGTAGCCTAATTTGCGGTGGaattttttgctttaaaatatcACAGACATGGGATTAAGATCACAGACGACCTCTGTCATTATTACAAATACTAGAGGTTGCAGGTCCCAGGCtattgactgcagctcattccaTATTTATGGCTCACAGAGTCTGAGAGAAAGCGGCCCTCCATGCGTCGAGAGGTGTGAGGGACAGCacacagttaaagcaccccaaataacaatcactctGAAAAAACCCTCAATGCAGAATGAGTCTTAGAAAAACGAGAGACATccgcagatagaaacagatgaaagagcagaggGCATTAAGAGATAGATCATTATAATAgttatgattaaaataaattaatattaaataagaataataatataatattaaaataaattctctATCAAATGAAACATCttaagatatgagtggaaagcATTGTTCttgcagctgcatttttttttttaactaaaacgTAGTTTAACCAtatcatgtgatatgctacttcagtacattttaccagcaaatattactgggaccactacagaaaaatgcagatgaacatttaatattcaagaattcacattatagacactaccactgactatccctgcaCCAAACCATacatggtccagccatatactagaTTTTGaccttgtcttgtttttttgtttttttaacttacctattttttttcaatctccTGGGCTTTTACTAAGCGGTTCTGTTTCCACTACAAAAGAAAACTCATATGAATGGTGCCCTTAGAttaaatttatgtttaaaagtAGAAGTCTATATGGTTaattatatgaaatatattaaacGATAATTTACTGATTTAAGTGCACTGAAAAAGTAAATATAAGGTCATTTgttgatatatatttttgcaaaaGTAATTATAGGGATACTGTTTAGGACCTCAAAATGTGGTCCAAATGCCTGACAATTCAACTGAATGTACTTCATGATGTGTGACAGGTGAGGATTTACAGTCCTCCTTACGTCCTGTTCTGACATAACAACACACTCCTTTTGAAATTATACTGTATGATAAGGTCCAATCACCAAAATCACATAACAtacagatgaatgaaaaattaaaggaaaaaccaacataaagtgtcttagtaaggtgttgggccaccacgtgcCGCCAAAACAGCTTCAATGCGTCTtagcattgattctacaagtctctgaactctaatGGAGGGATGAgcatcattcttcaaaaagatattctctcatttggtgttttgatggtgaaggtggagagcgctgtctaagacgttggtccaaaatctcccataggtgttaaGTTGGGTTAcgatctggtgactgtgaaggatatagcatatgattcacatcattttcacactcatcaaACCAATCAGTGATCCCTTGTGCCCTGTGGATGGGGCTTGTTGGCACCTTGTATTGATTTgaa
This region of Thunnus maccoyii chromosome 6, fThuMac1.1, whole genome shotgun sequence genomic DNA includes:
- the crk gene encoding adapter molecule crk yields the protein MAGNFDAEDRGSWYWGRLSRQEAVSLLQGQRHGVFLVRDSITSPGDYVLSVSENSKVSHYIINSISNNRQSGPGLAHPRFRIGDQEFDALPALLEFYKIHYLDTTTLIEPINKSKHTSFISVGPGGGPPPRLEDEYVRALFDFPGNDEEDLPFRKGDILRVLEKPEEQWWNAQNSEGRAGMIPVPYVEKYRPASPSSVAGAGVPGGPPGGMGVLGNSDGSAAQSGAPLLGDPSQYAQPTPLPNLQNGPVYARAIQKRVPNAYDKTALALEVGDMVTVTKINVNGQWEGECKGKRGHFPFTHVKLLDQHNAEDELS